The Paenibacillus tianjinensis genome has a window encoding:
- a CDS encoding ABC transporter permease: MAVKNSTYIRRNWQLYLLLVLPVIYFLVFKYGPMYGVQIAFKEFNFFQGIGGSEWVGLDIFREVFHNNDFFKALRNTLLLNLLDLIVSFPAPLILAIMLYELRIVWFKKFAQTILYIPHFISWVIIGGIVLQVFGTESGFINNMLTGMGLDAIPFLSDKHYWLVTYLLVGVWQSAGWGTILYLAALTGINKELFEAAEVDGAGRFKKILHISLPGIKTTIATLLIINLGNMISIGFDRPFIIGNVAVRDYSEVLSTFVYRVGIESGQISLATAVGLFQALVGLIFLLGANYASKKLADESIL; the protein is encoded by the coding sequence ATGGCAGTGAAGAACAGCACTTATATCCGCAGAAACTGGCAATTGTATCTTTTGCTCGTACTGCCGGTCATTTACTTCCTGGTGTTTAAATATGGGCCGATGTACGGTGTACAGATTGCTTTTAAAGAATTTAACTTCTTCCAGGGCATCGGTGGCAGTGAATGGGTTGGACTTGATATTTTCCGCGAGGTCTTTCATAACAATGATTTCTTCAAGGCGCTGCGCAATACGCTGCTGCTCAATCTGCTGGACCTGATCGTTTCGTTTCCCGCTCCGCTAATTTTGGCAATTATGCTCTATGAGCTGCGGATTGTCTGGTTCAAGAAGTTTGCCCAGACGATTCTATATATTCCTCACTTTATTTCATGGGTTATTATCGGCGGCATTGTGCTGCAGGTGTTCGGCACCGAATCAGGATTTATCAACAATATGCTGACGGGTATGGGGCTGGATGCCATTCCATTCCTCTCCGACAAGCATTACTGGCTGGTTACTTATCTGCTGGTCGGCGTATGGCAGAGCGCGGGCTGGGGAACGATTCTGTATCTGGCGGCACTGACGGGGATCAACAAAGAACTGTTCGAGGCCGCTGAGGTTGATGGTGCCGGACGGTTTAAGAAAATACTGCATATTTCTCTTCCGGGCATCAAAACGACTATCGCCACCCTGCTGATTATCAACCTGGGCAATATGATTTCCATCGGTTTCGACCGTCCGTTCATCATCGGCAACGTGGCTGTAAGGGATTACTCAGAGGTGTTGAGTACTTTTGTCTACCGGGTCGGTATTGAGTCTGGACAGATTTCGCTGGCTACCGCTGTGGGGCTGTTCCAGGCACTGGTAGGACTCATATTCCTGCTCGGTGCAAACTATGCATCCAAGAAACTGGCGGATGAGAGCATTCTCTAG
- a CDS encoding VOC family protein, with protein MSGVLGNHFVTQIGILVNDVEKVSAAYAEFFGLEQPEIIITDTADIAQTHYNGGPTEARAKLAFFDMGSLQLELIEPDHQPSTWRDYLNEHGEGPHHIAFVIEGMQEKIMLLEGKGFPLQQKGEYTGGRYAYMDTFKELKVLVELLENDKQ; from the coding sequence ATGTCAGGAGTTCTTGGTAATCATTTCGTTACACAGATTGGGATTTTGGTGAATGATGTGGAGAAGGTCAGCGCGGCGTATGCGGAGTTTTTTGGACTGGAGCAGCCGGAGATTATTATTACAGATACAGCCGACATTGCCCAGACCCACTATAACGGGGGGCCGACAGAGGCGCGGGCGAAGCTGGCTTTTTTTGATATGGGATCGCTGCAGCTGGAACTGATTGAGCCGGACCATCAGCCAAGCACATGGCGCGATTATCTGAATGAGCATGGTGAAGGTCCGCATCATATTGCTTTTGTAATCGAAGGCATGCAGGAAAAGATTATGCTGCTCGAGGGCAAGGGGTTCCCGCTCCAGCAAAAGGGTGAGTATACCGGCGGCCGTTACGCTTATATGGACACATTCAAGGAATTAAAGGTGCTTGTGGAGCTGCTGGAGAACGATAAGCAATAA
- a CDS encoding carbohydrate ABC transporter permease: MSERASNRIFDIFNVLIITFVILLCLMPFIHIIAISLSSTRPIMSGLVTFFPREFNINAYTKVFSDMAMIRSLGFTIMLTVLATVLSMVMTIAVAYSLSKKDLRGRKWFMLIIVITMFFSGGIIPDYILVRNLHLLDTVWALVLPGLISPFYMIILISFFNSIPKSLEEAAEIDGTTHLGTLLRIILPLSLPSLATLSLFYAVGRWNGFQDALMYINRPDLYPLQLKLYQMIQNNQVSELMQQEGLGMAQLMPESLKAASVVFSTVPILIVYPFLQRYFISGMMVGAVKG; this comes from the coding sequence ATGAGCGAACGCGCATCAAACCGGATATTTGATATCTTTAATGTCTTAATTATTACTTTTGTTATCTTACTGTGCTTAATGCCATTTATTCATATTATTGCGATCTCTCTGAGCTCAACCCGTCCGATTATGTCGGGACTGGTGACCTTTTTTCCAAGGGAATTTAATATTAATGCCTACACCAAGGTTTTCTCTGATATGGCGATGATCCGTTCCTTAGGTTTCACCATTATGCTGACGGTTCTGGCGACTGTACTGTCAATGGTTATGACCATTGCCGTGGCTTACTCTTTATCCAAAAAAGACCTGCGCGGACGCAAGTGGTTCATGCTGATCATTGTAATTACGATGTTCTTCAGCGGAGGGATTATCCCTGATTACATTCTGGTCCGTAACCTCCATCTGCTGGATACGGTCTGGGCGCTGGTTCTGCCGGGTCTGATCAGCCCGTTCTATATGATCATCCTGATTTCCTTCTTCAACAGCATCCCGAAAAGTCTGGAGGAGGCGGCGGAGATCGATGGTACAACCCATCTGGGCACTCTGCTGCGCATCATTCTTCCGTTGTCGCTGCCGTCACTTGCTACACTCAGCCTGTTCTATGCCGTGGGACGCTGGAACGGATTCCAGGATGCGCTGATGTATATCAACCGTCCGGATCTGTATCCGCTCCAGCTGAAGCTCTATCAGATGATTCAGAACAATCAGGTCAGCGAGCTGATGCAGCAGGAAGGCCTGGGGATGGCCCAGCTGATGCCCGAAAGCCTCAAAGCGGCGAGCGTAGTATTCTCCACCGTTCCGATACTGATCGTCTATCCGTTCCTGCAGCGTTATTTCATCAGCGGAATGATGGTTGGCGCGGTTAAAGGTTAA
- a CDS encoding MFS transporter yields the protein MAYTAIIPQEAKMELLKLRLLYLLTGLAGGLFNPYLTTLFVHQGIGANVVGVLMSIGTLLSIVVQPVWGLLVDRYRQTKLVLILAISVPACLSLFYSFQYTAIIVMVYILSIIFQATQSPVADSYAVTAASRGRTSYGTIRSLGSLGTALGGYAGGFYLSSFEITQLWMPFLALSLAGTATVLTLSRSTERKAGAISLSQGMRELLGNRLFLLFLIACFFVNQTLTAYNSFFVLAFQEAGGSYSLVGTALLLASLTNIPSMLLAARILRRIGHERTLLLAALFYALRWGIQWLFPVPAVMVGIQVLHGLSFGLFYVAAVEYVAQASGKRMQATGQSVFNMVFSGLGGIVGNLLNGYLFYSGGAQMMYLACTGSALIGAGMLYWINRLAKMPV from the coding sequence ATGGCATATACGGCGATCATTCCGCAGGAAGCCAAAATGGAGCTGCTGAAGCTCCGTCTATTGTATTTATTGACAGGGCTCGCAGGCGGACTGTTTAATCCCTATTTAACGACCTTATTTGTGCATCAGGGCATCGGCGCCAATGTTGTTGGCGTGCTGATGTCGATCGGCACGCTGCTGTCTATTGTGGTTCAGCCGGTGTGGGGACTGCTCGTTGACAGGTACCGCCAGACTAAGCTGGTACTGATCCTTGCAATCTCTGTACCGGCCTGCCTGTCTTTGTTTTATAGCTTCCAATATACGGCAATCATTGTGATGGTCTATATTCTGTCTATCATATTCCAGGCAACGCAAAGTCCGGTCGCAGATTCCTACGCGGTTACTGCCGCCTCGAGGGGCCGTACTTCCTACGGAACGATCCGCAGTCTGGGCAGCCTGGGTACAGCACTTGGCGGCTATGCCGGCGGGTTCTATCTCTCGAGCTTCGAGATTACGCAGCTGTGGATGCCTTTTCTCGCCCTCAGTCTTGCGGGAACAGCCACGGTGTTGACATTGTCCCGAAGTACGGAGAGAAAGGCCGGGGCGATTTCCCTGTCGCAAGGGATGAGGGAACTGCTGGGGAACCGCCTGTTTCTGCTGTTTCTGATTGCCTGCTTTTTCGTAAACCAGACATTGACGGCATACAATTCATTTTTTGTACTGGCCTTCCAGGAGGCGGGGGGCAGCTATTCGCTTGTGGGCACAGCCCTGCTGCTCGCCTCCCTGACGAACATTCCTTCGATGCTGCTGGCAGCCCGGATCCTTCGGCGGATCGGCCATGAACGGACACTGCTGCTGGCGGCTTTATTTTATGCGCTGCGCTGGGGGATTCAATGGCTGTTTCCGGTGCCGGCAGTTATGGTAGGCATTCAGGTGCTGCATGGACTGTCCTTCGGGCTGTTTTATGTGGCTGCTGTGGAATATGTGGCCCAGGCTTCCGGCAAACGCATGCAGGCGACGGGCCAAAGCGTGTTCAATATGGTTTTTTCCGGACTTGGGGGGATCGTGGGTAACCTGCTGAACGGGTATTTGTTTTATTCGGGCGGTGCACAGATGATGTATCTGGCTTGTACGGGTAGTGCACTTATCGGTGCGGGCATGCTATATTGGATAAACCGATTAGCGAAAATGCCCGTGTGA
- a CDS encoding DUF1720 domain-containing protein, which translates to MKRQHVRPPAAESTGFLPLISKLGPLAAESTGFLPLISPLNPLAAESTGFLPLISSLGPLAAESTGFLPLISSLGPLAGWRKVSCVPRFGA; encoded by the coding sequence TTGAAAAGACAGCACGTTCGCCCGCCGGCGGCGGAATCAACGGGATTTTTACCGTTGATTTCCAAGCTCGGCCCGCTGGCGGCGGAATCAACGGGATTTTTACCGTTGATTTCTCCGCTCAACCCGCTGGCGGCGGAATCAACGGGATTTTTACCGTTGATTTCCTCGCTCGGCCCGCTGGCGGCGGAATCAACGGGATTTTTACCGTTGATTTCCTCGCTCGGCCCGCTGGCGGGATGGCGTAAAGTAAGTTGTGTACCAAGATTTGGAGCCTAG
- a CDS encoding AraC family transcriptional regulator, whose translation MRRNWSRSMMFSYFPIFLLTVSILVFLSILIVGELSRSETNKANRISTGYVVDSVQNALSEVELSVLQEMETNHDYGDFLSGLSDQGDRTLLYNTVNDMRGMLYRNQLIDSIYIYRKWDDKVLTLNGLVDRDVFADRDYLAGVLAKNEERNWSDVRTLRLFSSDQTVRVISMGKMLPLPFGAEGVVVVNLSMYRLERMIDDMTKSQVSFMRVLGDQGDLVYAAHQENDIPEGDVLTRITLDNTGWTFESGIRAGELFAWMSVVSYVWIIIGILTVVLGTLYILYITRKNYRPIQAMMNRIQALQFREESLDNTSRSELVLIDRALETLINQTVSYQKQYDENLLVQRRQLFLDLMEGEQGASSQEEKLQHFKPFTDEAVQFSFIAAEMNQYEEFRRKYPAKEQNMLKLTLMNLFQELAGEEGLQGWAEWVSGNRIGLMIGSGGDLRTGKDKLRILAERYLRWVSDNFGLSLAIGVGPVVDGLEAISDSCTAAEAALQHKLSLGRDMVVLSDSLPDRSTLHSYKYLQMLSEIVREFRIADENWRQRVDELFRWFSGDQIRDEEIHMLLHMLIQMLDRELGQLSDSLRRMFAEPSLQGYYNEMESQITLEKVHAVLLKWLAEIYRIYVSVNESKSYRAMISEMKVYIEENFDNPDLSLKHLSDRFQISGKYASHLFKEEFDMKFVDFLTQLRMQRAEYLLATTSDNLQDIALKLGYTSSITFGRVFKRVVGVTPGDYRKHRMKPGADEHEN comes from the coding sequence ATGAGACGGAATTGGTCGAGAAGCATGATGTTCTCCTACTTCCCTATCTTTTTGCTGACCGTGTCCATCCTGGTTTTCCTGTCGATTCTGATCGTAGGCGAGCTGTCCCGCAGCGAAACCAACAAGGCGAACCGCATCTCTACAGGCTACGTCGTGGATTCCGTGCAGAATGCATTAAGTGAGGTGGAGCTCTCCGTGCTCCAGGAAATGGAGACCAATCACGATTACGGGGATTTCCTGAGCGGGCTGAGTGATCAAGGTGACCGGACCCTGCTCTATAATACGGTGAATGATATGCGGGGGATGCTGTACCGCAACCAGCTGATTGATTCCATCTATATTTACCGTAAGTGGGACGATAAGGTGCTGACGCTCAACGGGCTGGTCGACCGGGATGTTTTTGCTGACCGGGATTATCTGGCCGGGGTGCTGGCTAAGAATGAGGAACGGAACTGGAGTGATGTCCGTACGCTCCGGTTATTCAGCTCTGACCAGACGGTGCGGGTGATCAGCATGGGCAAAATGCTGCCGCTGCCGTTTGGGGCAGAGGGTGTGGTTGTAGTGAATCTAAGCATGTACCGGCTCGAACGGATGATTGATGACATGACGAAAAGCCAGGTCTCCTTCATGCGTGTGCTGGGTGACCAGGGAGACCTGGTCTATGCCGCTCACCAGGAGAACGATATTCCGGAAGGGGATGTGCTGACCCGGATCACACTGGATAACACAGGCTGGACCTTTGAGAGCGGCATCCGCGCAGGCGAGCTGTTCGCCTGGATGTCAGTTGTCTCTTATGTCTGGATTATTATCGGTATCCTGACTGTAGTGCTGGGAACCCTGTACATCCTGTATATCACCCGCAAAAACTACCGGCCGATTCAAGCGATGATGAACCGGATCCAGGCATTGCAGTTCCGTGAAGAAAGCCTCGACAACACCTCAAGAAGCGAGCTAGTGCTGATTGACCGGGCGCTCGAAACGCTGATCAACCAGACGGTTAGCTACCAGAAGCAATACGATGAGAATCTGCTTGTCCAGCGCCGCCAGCTCTTTCTGGATTTAATGGAAGGGGAGCAAGGGGCTTCTTCACAGGAGGAGAAGCTGCAGCACTTTAAGCCATTTACGGATGAGGCGGTACAGTTTTCCTTTATTGCAGCAGAGATGAACCAGTATGAGGAATTCCGCAGAAAATATCCGGCCAAGGAGCAAAACATGCTCAAGCTGACACTTATGAATCTGTTCCAGGAGCTGGCGGGTGAAGAGGGGCTGCAAGGCTGGGCAGAGTGGGTGAGCGGCAACCGGATCGGGCTGATGATCGGCAGCGGCGGGGATTTGCGGACAGGCAAGGATAAGCTGAGAATACTGGCTGAGCGTTATCTGAGATGGGTCAGTGATAACTTCGGGCTGTCGCTCGCCATAGGTGTGGGCCCGGTTGTTGACGGACTGGAAGCGATCTCGGATTCCTGCACCGCAGCGGAAGCGGCGCTTCAGCATAAGCTGTCGCTCGGCAGGGATATGGTTGTACTGAGCGACAGCCTGCCGGACCGATCCACCCTGCACTCCTATAAGTATTTGCAGATGCTGAGTGAAATCGTCCGTGAATTCCGGATCGCCGATGAGAACTGGCGGCAGCGGGTGGACGAGCTGTTCCGCTGGTTCAGCGGTGACCAGATCAGGGATGAAGAGATTCATATGCTGCTGCATATGCTGATCCAGATGCTTGACCGCGAGCTGGGCCAGCTGTCGGACAGCCTGCGGAGAATGTTCGCCGAACCCAGCCTGCAGGGTTACTATAACGAAATGGAGTCACAGATAACACTGGAGAAGGTCCACGCTGTGTTACTGAAATGGCTGGCCGAAATTTACCGGATTTATGTATCTGTGAATGAATCGAAGAGCTACCGGGCCATGATCAGCGAGATGAAGGTCTATATTGAAGAGAATTTTGACAATCCCGACCTATCTCTGAAGCATCTAAGCGACCGGTTTCAGATCTCCGGCAAATATGCCAGCCATCTGTTCAAAGAGGAATTTGATATGAAATTCGTAGACTTCCTGACCCAGCTGAGGATGCAGCGGGCGGAATATTTGCTGGCCACTACAAGTGATAATCTCCAGGATATTGCCTTGAAGCTTGGGTATACAAGCTCCATTACCTTTGGGCGGGTGTTCAAGCGGGTAGTCGGTGTAACGCCCGGCGACTACCGCAAGCACCGGATGAAGCCGGGTGCAGATGAGCATGAGAATTAA
- a CDS encoding ROK family protein — MTTEDQTGYHAGIDVGGTKTMFCITGGDGSILLLERRSTSAHEAPEPFIAWLFSELEQLLEGLQLTLRQLKGIGIGFPGVIGDTVGILTQAPALPWPEEDIRPVIRRHYAGRLHLDNDVNLALLGECWKGAAQEREHVLMITVGTGIGGAMLLNGRLYKGASFAAGEAGYMVVDAGYARSRFPVSGAAFGPLEAVASGSGITALASAWLAGPAARQDSRLLELSGGIAEAVDARHVLQAAAEGDPAAREIMEQPLEHLAAAIASAAVLLNPQLVVLGGGVAASGDYYVHEIGTRVNRYLPFPVAVLPARLGNRAGAVGAAAAAAAILW, encoded by the coding sequence ATGACAACAGAAGATCAGACCGGCTATCACGCAGGGATTGATGTTGGCGGTACGAAGACTATGTTTTGCATTACAGGCGGAGACGGCAGTATTCTCCTCCTGGAGCGGAGAAGCACATCGGCACATGAAGCCCCGGAGCCTTTTATAGCATGGCTGTTCAGCGAGCTGGAACAGCTTCTGGAAGGGCTTCAGCTTACACTCCGGCAGCTGAAAGGTATCGGCATCGGCTTTCCGGGAGTGATTGGTGATACAGTGGGGATTCTAACCCAGGCTCCGGCGCTGCCTTGGCCGGAAGAAGATATCCGGCCGGTCATCCGCCGTCATTATGCGGGGCGGCTGCACTTAGATAACGATGTGAATCTGGCGCTGCTAGGCGAATGCTGGAAGGGTGCTGCCCAAGAGAGAGAGCATGTGCTGATGATCACTGTCGGAACAGGCATCGGCGGAGCGATGCTGCTGAACGGGCGGCTCTATAAAGGCGCGTCCTTTGCCGCCGGTGAAGCCGGGTACATGGTTGTGGATGCCGGTTATGCCCGCAGCCGGTTTCCGGTTTCCGGCGCGGCCTTCGGCCCGCTGGAAGCGGTGGCATCCGGCAGCGGGATTACGGCGCTGGCGAGCGCCTGGCTGGCTGGTCCGGCAGCTAGGCAGGATTCCCGGCTGCTGGAGCTTTCCGGAGGCATAGCCGAAGCGGTAGACGCCCGGCATGTGCTGCAGGCAGCGGCTGAAGGGGACCCCGCCGCGCGTGAGATTATGGAGCAGCCGCTGGAGCATCTGGCGGCTGCCATCGCCAGTGCAGCGGTGCTGCTGAACCCGCAGCTGGTCGTGCTGGGCGGAGGCGTAGCGGCATCCGGCGATTATTATGTGCATGAAATCGGCACCCGGGTGAACCGCTATCTGCCGTTTCCTGTTGCCGTCTTGCCGGCAAGGCTGGGCAATAGGGCAGGGGCGGTGGGGGCAGCGGCTGCCGCTGCGGCGATTCTGTGGTAA
- a CDS encoding extracellular solute-binding protein encodes MTTNWSKKWAGPAIGVVLISSMLLSACSSKEDAASGSAASESSKPTTLKVELFDRGNSPAGYTITDSYLTRLVQERFGKPNNIDVQFVPVPRSEEIQKLNVLMASQSEVPDIVFTYDSGTFNRYAEQGGLTDLTDLLDKNAPNLKKFLGEDTLAYGQYKGQQFALPGRRLVLGKYAGYIRQDWLDKLGLPVPQTTDELYTTLKAFKDKDPGNTGGKVIPFGMSLASAQYEPLLWSFIEPLTDEQKYTLTQQLGSNDYPTLLPGFKDGLKFMNKLYNEGLISKDFGLDKDKKQLWQNLQNGLLGFYTEDAGELYFSANGGYENLQANVPGAVITPVDVFTNSEGKHAKPAYAPNAMYVMIPKSSKNAEAALKYLDWMASDTNLFDMQFGVENENYTLVDGVPVVKADATQEAMDRIYNFGDLAIIVNGKYAGDDAKNEAAYIAQTPEKYQADMKKSVEISNTDNIQPVKFDHPIEAEAKYGTALADKFQEIIVKMTMVKPEQFDSTYDSMIKDYMASGGQAILDERTEAYKEMSSK; translated from the coding sequence ATGACAACAAACTGGTCTAAGAAATGGGCAGGTCCCGCAATAGGGGTCGTATTAATCTCCTCTATGCTATTATCCGCATGTTCTTCCAAGGAGGATGCTGCCAGCGGAAGTGCGGCGTCAGAATCATCCAAGCCTACTACATTAAAAGTAGAGTTGTTCGACCGGGGGAACTCACCCGCCGGCTACACCATCACCGACAGTTATTTGACAAGGCTGGTGCAGGAGCGTTTTGGCAAGCCGAATAATATTGATGTCCAGTTCGTACCGGTGCCGCGTTCGGAAGAAATTCAGAAGCTGAATGTCCTGATGGCCAGCCAAAGTGAAGTGCCGGACATTGTGTTCACCTACGATTCAGGAACCTTCAACCGTTATGCGGAGCAGGGCGGTTTGACAGATCTTACGGACTTGCTGGATAAGAATGCGCCGAACCTCAAGAAATTTCTGGGCGAGGATACGTTAGCCTACGGACAATATAAAGGTCAGCAATTCGCACTTCCGGGCAGAAGACTTGTGCTGGGCAAATACGCCGGGTACATCCGCCAGGATTGGCTGGACAAGCTTGGATTGCCGGTGCCGCAGACAACAGATGAGCTCTACACTACACTCAAAGCATTCAAGGATAAAGACCCCGGCAATACCGGCGGCAAGGTCATTCCATTTGGGATGAGCCTGGCGTCCGCTCAATATGAGCCGCTTCTCTGGTCCTTTATTGAACCGCTCACGGATGAGCAGAAGTATACCTTGACCCAGCAGTTGGGCTCCAATGATTATCCGACGCTGCTCCCGGGCTTCAAAGATGGTCTGAAATTCATGAACAAGCTGTACAATGAAGGTCTGATCAGCAAAGACTTCGGCCTTGATAAAGACAAGAAGCAGCTGTGGCAGAATCTGCAGAATGGTCTGCTCGGCTTTTATACAGAGGATGCAGGGGAACTGTACTTCTCAGCGAATGGCGGGTACGAAAATCTGCAGGCTAACGTGCCGGGCGCTGTGATCACACCTGTTGATGTCTTCACGAACTCGGAGGGTAAACATGCCAAGCCGGCCTATGCGCCAAATGCCATGTACGTCATGATCCCGAAATCCAGCAAAAATGCTGAAGCCGCACTGAAATATCTGGATTGGATGGCTTCAGATACGAATCTCTTCGATATGCAGTTCGGTGTAGAGAATGAGAACTATACCCTCGTAGACGGAGTGCCTGTAGTGAAAGCTGATGCGACACAGGAAGCGATGGACCGGATCTACAACTTTGGTGACCTTGCTATCATCGTTAATGGTAAATATGCCGGAGACGATGCCAAGAATGAAGCGGCGTACATTGCACAGACTCCTGAGAAATACCAGGCAGATATGAAAAAGTCGGTAGAAATCTCGAATACAGACAACATTCAGCCTGTGAAATTCGATCACCCGATCGAAGCGGAAGCGAAATATGGAACGGCGCTGGCTGACAAGTTCCAGGAAATCATCGTTAAGATGACGATGGTAAAACCGGAGCAGTTCGACAGCACCTACGACTCGATGATCAAGGATTATATGGCAAGCGGCGGCCAGGCCATTCTGGATGAGCGTACCGAAGCTTACAAAGAGATGTCATCTAAATAA
- a CDS encoding SDR family oxidoreductase, which translates to MMNILITGAGRGLGVELVAEALERGHGVIAGVRHPEQEQPELAKLAAAYGDKLTVAKLDVTDEEGIAALAAELKAQGRTLGAIINNAAVLTARNTPVEVLDLQDMLTTMDINLYGPIRVVKHFLKLLTEPQPSIINISSEAGSISNAYPGDYPYSISKTALNMFSQQLHVFLQDRGVHVLSVHPGWMHTDMGGEEAPTDPRQSAGGIITLIEQRMAPEGAFRFVDYTGKDMKI; encoded by the coding sequence ATGATGAATATTCTGATTACCGGTGCCGGACGCGGGCTGGGTGTGGAGCTGGTGGCTGAAGCACTGGAGCGCGGGCACGGCGTTATTGCCGGAGTCCGGCATCCTGAGCAGGAACAGCCGGAACTGGCAAAGCTTGCGGCCGCCTACGGAGATAAACTAACCGTGGCGAAGCTGGATGTGACGGATGAAGAAGGAATTGCAGCACTGGCTGCAGAGCTGAAGGCGCAAGGACGGACACTCGGGGCAATTATTAACAATGCGGCGGTTCTGACCGCCCGTAACACACCGGTTGAAGTGCTGGATCTGCAGGACATGCTGACTACTATGGATATTAATCTGTATGGCCCCATCCGGGTGGTCAAGCATTTCCTGAAGCTGCTCACCGAACCACAGCCTTCGATTATTAATATTTCTTCAGAAGCGGGCAGTATCTCTAACGCCTATCCGGGAGACTATCCATATTCCATCTCCAAAACAGCACTGAATATGTTCTCACAGCAGCTGCATGTCTTTTTGCAGGATCGCGGAGTTCATGTGCTCAGTGTACATCCCGGCTGGATGCATACTGACATGGGCGGAGAAGAAGCACCAACCGATCCGCGCCAGAGTGCAGGGGGCATTATCACCCTGATCGAGCAGCGCATGGCCCCGGAAGGCGCCTTTAGGTTCGTGGATTATACGGGTAAGGATATGAAGATATAA